One part of the Triplophysa dalaica isolate WHDGS20190420 chromosome 25, ASM1584641v1, whole genome shotgun sequence genome encodes these proteins:
- the LOC130415840 gene encoding endonuclease domain-containing 1 protein-like, with product MMFITSASVLLSLSLTSVISEVVDFNECSEFFFKGQSPVIPGVIENSRSQDNRYKTICQTYKNKYRFGTLYDTTNKIPVFSAYKFTSKNRIKRPHLKWMGEPQLEPPSDEMVVPYENQATDEDYNQSETQKHWVNRGHLFPCCHAVDAGTARSTFTYTNIVPQKISFNGGSWNRMELKTVEVMSEDCRDKLDQNKILAHVLTGAVPGNSKLNERVNIPSFMWMTFCCYKSSTSSWSSQAYWAPNQDEEINNVTISEISLERLQELLSIEWLNITQLFTNSCTDKLNNSTPLKVD from the exons ATGATGTTTATCACGAGTGCCTCTGTGCTGTTATCGCTGTCCCTAACATCCGTCATTTCTGAAGTTGTAGACTTTAATGAATGCAGCGAGTTTTTCTTTAAAGGACAGTCTCCAGTCATTCCCGGTGTTATAGAGAATTCACGTTCCCAGGATAATCGATACAAGACAATCtgtcaaacatataaaaacaagtaCAGATTTGGGACACTCTATGACACAACAAACAAGATTCCAGTTTTTTCAGCATATAAATTCACTTCGAAAAACAGGATCAAAAGACCACATCTGAAATGGATGGGAGAGCCCCAG CTCGAACCCCCCAGTGATGAGATGGTCGTGCCATATGAAAATCAAGCTACGGATGAAGACTACAACCAgtctgaaacacaaaaacattgggTGAATCGCGGTCACTTGTTTCCCTGCTGTCATGCAGTCGATGCTGGCACAGCTCGGTCTACCTTCACATATACTAACATTGTGCCACAGAAAATCAGTTTCAATGGCGGCAGCTGGAATCGCATGGAACTAAAGACTGTGGAGGTCATGAGTGAAGACTGCCGTGACAAACTGgatcaaaataaaattttggCTCATGTGTTGACAGGAGCTGTGCCAGGCAACAGTAAACTAAATGAGCGAGTGAATATTCCATCATTCATGTGGATGACGTTCTGCTGCTACAAGAGTTCCACGAGTTCATGGTCCTCTCAAGCTTACTGGGCTCCAAACCAAGATGAAGAAATCAACAATGTCACGATCAGTGAAATAAGTCTGGAGAGATTACAGGAATTATTGAGTATAGAATGGTTGAACATCACTCAGCTATTTACCAACAGCTGCACAGACAAGTTAAATAATTCCACTCCACTGAAAGTAGATTAA
- the LOC130415733 gene encoding endonuclease domain-containing 1 protein-like: MHLFVASVVCVVLALSFPGIVSRLEDNFTYCSEFFFKGEPPLISGILEISEPQNNNLKVICQKYKDKNRYATLYDTEMKIPLFSAYKYTGTNEFTKPEIPWMIEMQLEPSGAQMCAPFAKQARYKDYRVIDTVYRPSALFPMKHTDENETAESTFTLTNSVPQNTCFKEGIWTDVENAVMGNMDNYCLDNNNKTVAYVLTGAVPGDKNLSSVNIPSHMWTAFCCYNRATTSCVSQTYWTENISNNSVANITLRSLKELQIFLNETLGRKVELFNNNCV; this comes from the exons ATGCATCTGTTTGTTGCGAGTGTCGTCTGCGTGGTGCTGGCGCTGAGTTTTCCAGGCATCGTCTCCAGACTTGAAGACAACTTCACTTACTGCAGTGAGTTCTTTTTTAAGGGAGAGCCTCCACTTATTTCTGGCATTCTGGAGATTTCAGAGCCAcagaataataatttaaaagtaatCTGCCAAAAATACAAGGACAAGAACAGGTATGCGACACTTTACGACACAGAGATGAAGATTCCACTTTTTTCTGCGTACAAATACACCGGGACCAATGAGTTCACGAAACCAGAAATCCCTTGGATGATTGAGATGCAG ctTGAACCTTCAGGTGCTCAAATGTGTGCGCCATTTGCCAAACAGGCTAGATATAAAGACTACAGGGTAATAGACACAGTCTACAGACCCAGTGCTTTATTTCCTATGAAACACACAGATGAAAACGAAACGGCTGAATCTACATTTACACTGACCAACAGTGTGCCACAGAATACCTGCTTCAAGGAAGGGATTTGGACTGATGTGGAAAATGCAGTGATGGGAAACATGGATAACTACTGTCTAGATAACAATAACAAGACGGTTGCCTATGTGCTGACCGGAGCCGTACCTGGTGACAAAAACTTGAGCTCAGTGAACATTCCCTCACATATGTGGACGGCATTTTGCTGCTATAACAGAGCAACAACATCATGCGTCTCTCAGACTTACTGGACTGAAAACATAAGTAATAATAGTGTGGCCAACATCACGCTTAGAAGCCTGAAGGAACTACAGATATTCCTGAACGAAACATTGGGGAGGAAAGTGGAACTGTTTAACAACAACTGTGTGTAA